A genomic segment from Desulfurella amilsii encodes:
- the acnA gene encoding aconitate hydratase AcnA produces the protein MDSFNTKSILKVKDRNYVIFSLKALSKINENIKYMPFSLKILLENMLRHEDSKYVSKDDILNLIDSNRTKKLQEIAFFPERVIMQDFTGVPAVVDIATLKDAIYALGKDPSEVDLSVPVDLIIDHSVQVDKYGTIKALEYNLGREYKRNIERYELLKWASLSFKNFRVFPPNAGIVHQVNLEYLGEVVKVKKIDNEEIAYFDTLIGTDSHTTMINGLSTLGWGVGGIEAEAVILGEPYYMKIPEVVGVRLKGKLKEGSTPTDLALSITNELRKHNVVDKFIEYFGPALSYLSVPDRATISNMSPEYGSTLGFFPIDQQTLDYLELTNRGHLIDLVELYAKHQGLFYDNSYEPVYSKIIDFDLSVVEPSLAGPSRPQDKIVLKNMKRDFYKLLNQGVESKENTNIDIASTDEFLKDMKAGETRVYNGKKFVKIEFENEEFLLADGSVAIAAITSCTNTSNPFVMIGAGLLAKKAVELGLNVKPYIKTSLAPGSCVVDEYLQKSNLLPYLEALRFHVVAHGCTTCIGNSGPLHPVIEEVVKNENLVVASVLSGNRNFEARIHNSVRANYLASPMLVVAFAIAGRVDIDMTIDPLGVDVNGNKVFLKDLWPSSDDINNYIHTYINKAIFSNKYSNIFIDKIWDKLPVKATDLHQWQENSTYIKKAPYFDNFEIDIKPKSNIGNARVIALLGDSVTTDHISPAGKIPKDYPAGKYLIYNDVEEKDFNTYGSRRGNHEIMVRGAFGNVRLKNFLVGPKEGPYTLKFDQKNIEFIYDASVQYKEEGIPLIVIAGKEYGSGSSRDWAAKGPKLLGIKAVIAKSYERIHRSNLIDMGILPLQFQENQDYKTLNFDGSEVFFIKGLENLEPNKLLSVTALKSDNQKVEFDVIARLDTPMEIEYYKNDGILSFVLRKLVK, from the coding sequence ATGGATAGTTTTAACACAAAAAGTATACTGAAAGTAAAAGATAGAAATTATGTTATTTTTAGTCTAAAAGCATTGTCAAAAATAAACGAGAATATTAAATATATGCCATTTTCGTTAAAAATCTTGCTTGAGAATATGCTAAGACATGAAGATAGCAAATATGTAAGCAAAGATGATATTTTAAATTTAATTGATAGTAATAGAACTAAAAAGTTACAAGAAATAGCCTTTTTCCCAGAAAGGGTTATTATGCAGGATTTCACAGGTGTGCCGGCTGTAGTAGATATAGCTACCTTAAAAGATGCAATATACGCACTTGGAAAAGATCCCAGCGAGGTAGATTTATCTGTGCCTGTAGATTTAATCATTGATCACTCTGTACAAGTTGATAAATATGGAACAATTAAGGCTTTAGAATATAACCTTGGTAGAGAATACAAAAGAAATATCGAGCGCTATGAATTACTTAAGTGGGCTAGTCTTTCATTTAAAAACTTTAGAGTTTTTCCGCCCAATGCCGGTATTGTGCATCAAGTAAACCTTGAATATTTAGGTGAAGTCGTAAAAGTAAAAAAAATTGATAACGAAGAAATAGCTTACTTTGATACATTAATTGGCACAGATTCACACACAACAATGATAAATGGTTTAAGTACACTTGGATGGGGTGTAGGTGGTATAGAAGCAGAAGCTGTAATACTAGGTGAGCCCTACTATATGAAAATACCAGAAGTTGTAGGAGTAAGATTAAAAGGAAAATTAAAAGAAGGCTCAACGCCAACAGATTTAGCATTAAGTATAACAAATGAGTTGAGAAAGCACAATGTTGTGGATAAATTTATTGAATATTTTGGCCCTGCATTGAGTTATTTAAGCGTTCCAGATAGAGCAACAATATCAAATATGTCTCCAGAATATGGCTCTACGTTAGGTTTTTTCCCTATTGACCAACAAACTTTAGATTACTTAGAGCTAACAAATAGAGGTCATCTGATTGATTTGGTAGAATTATATGCAAAGCACCAAGGTTTATTTTATGATAATTCATATGAGCCAGTATATTCTAAAATTATTGATTTTGATCTTTCGGTTGTAGAGCCTTCATTGGCTGGGCCATCAAGACCACAAGATAAAATTGTTTTAAAAAATATGAAGCGCGACTTTTACAAATTGTTAAACCAAGGTGTAGAAAGTAAAGAGAATACAAATATAGATATCGCTTCAACAGATGAATTCCTAAAAGATATGAAAGCAGGAGAAACACGAGTATATAACGGTAAAAAGTTTGTAAAAATAGAATTTGAAAATGAAGAGTTTTTGCTAGCAGATGGTAGCGTAGCTATTGCAGCTATTACTTCTTGTACTAATACCTCTAATCCTTTTGTTATGATTGGCGCTGGTCTCCTGGCCAAAAAGGCGGTAGAATTAGGATTGAACGTCAAACCTTATATAAAAACATCACTAGCACCTGGCTCTTGTGTAGTAGATGAATACTTGCAAAAGTCTAACCTATTGCCATATTTAGAAGCCCTAAGATTTCATGTTGTAGCTCATGGTTGCACAACCTGCATTGGCAACTCAGGGCCGCTGCATCCAGTAATAGAAGAGGTTGTAAAAAATGAAAATTTAGTTGTAGCTAGCGTTTTATCTGGCAATAGAAATTTTGAGGCGCGTATACACAATAGCGTAAGGGCAAATTATCTTGCATCACCTATGCTAGTTGTTGCTTTTGCTATTGCTGGAAGGGTAGATATCGATATGACAATTGATCCATTGGGTGTTGATGTTAACGGCAACAAAGTATTTTTAAAAGACTTGTGGCCAAGCAGTGATGATATTAACAATTATATACATACATATATAAACAAAGCTATATTTAGTAACAAATACTCAAACATTTTTATCGACAAAATTTGGGATAAACTTCCTGTGAAAGCAACTGATTTGCATCAATGGCAAGAAAATTCTACTTATATAAAAAAAGCTCCATATTTTGATAATTTTGAAATAGACATTAAGCCAAAATCAAATATTGGTAACGCAAGAGTAATTGCATTACTTGGAGATTCTGTCACTACAGATCACATCTCGCCTGCTGGTAAAATCCCAAAAGATTATCCAGCAGGTAAATATTTAATTTATAACGACGTAGAAGAAAAAGATTTTAACACATATGGGTCAAGACGAGGTAATCATGAGATAATGGTTCGAGGTGCCTTTGGAAATGTGAGGTTAAAAAACTTTTTAGTTGGGCCAAAAGAAGGTCCTTATACGTTAAAGTTTGATCAAAAAAATATTGAGTTTATATATGATGCATCAGTTCAATACAAAGAAGAAGGCATACCGCTTATTGTGATTGCCGGCAAAGAATATGGAAGCGGATCTTCTCGCGATTGGGCTGCAAAAGGACCAAAACTACTTGGAATAAAAGCAGTTATTGCCAAATCGTACGAAAGAATTCACCGTAGCAACCTTATTGATATGGGCATACTGCCATTGCAGTTTCAAGAAAATCAAGACTATAAAACGCTAAATTTTGACGGTAGTGAGGTATTCTTTATAAAGGGGCTTGAAAATCTTGAACCTAACAAACTATTAAGTGTTACTGCACTAAAATCTGACAATCAAAAAGTAGAGTTTGATGTTATTGCAAGACTAGATACTCCAATGGAAATCGAGTATTACAAAAATGACGGTATCTTGAGTTTTGTTTTAAGGAAACTAGTTAAATAG
- a CDS encoding nitroreductase family protein — MNVLETIEKRHSYRSLEKTPITKDLIYDLAKIATLAPSCFNKQPEKFVFIYEESYLDSVKKALSKGNEWAYNASMIIAVLAKETDDCILSDRKYYLFDTGMSVAFLILRATELGYVAHPIAGYDPIKVKDAIGSPDDLQIIALIIFGKHKKEIDPLLSEKQRQDELERPPRKTFKEFACLNTYCLKN; from the coding sequence ATGAATGTTTTAGAAACAATTGAAAAAAGGCACTCATACAGATCATTAGAAAAAACACCTATTACAAAAGATTTGATTTATGATCTTGCTAAAATTGCAACGCTAGCTCCATCATGTTTTAATAAACAACCAGAAAAGTTTGTATTTATCTACGAAGAATCTTACTTGGATTCTGTTAAAAAAGCACTATCAAAAGGCAATGAATGGGCATACAATGCTTCTATGATTATAGCAGTCTTAGCAAAAGAGACAGATGATTGTATATTGTCAGATAGAAAGTATTATTTGTTTGATACAGGCATGAGTGTGGCATTCTTGATATTAAGAGCAACTGAGTTAGGTTATGTTGCACATCCCATTGCAGGTTATGACCCAATAAAAGTAAAAGATGCAATTGGCAGTCCAGACGATTTGCAGATTATCGCTTTAATAATTTTTGGCAAACATAAAAAGGAAATCGATCCTTTATTGAGCGAAAAACAAAGACAAGATGAACTAGAGAGGCCACCACGAAAAACATTTAAAGAGTTTGCCTGTTTAAACACATACTGTCTAAAAAACTAA
- a CDS encoding glycosyltransferase family 4 protein, whose protein sequence is MQNNQIYEKNCKNLKVLFINRKDYLENLGGDTIQMLSIINNLNNQIISDIQTDPLVIEKIIPNYDIIHIFNIQRLSETAFFVKLAKRYNKKIVISPIYADFSTMEEKGRSRYYKLVKNLLPKNFFNLAKDANRVIRGLSYAIFLKENLYNFDKLFKNTLNACDCIVPNSIAEKDYLKSFMSDESKIKVIRNGVDENFLINAMDALEFRQKYKINFDNFVLCVARIDERKNILNLLKATFDDDSIKIVLIGKVYPTHKEYYKKCLRYMKPDKVMHINTTLPQNEICGAYKCAHTHALVSWLETPGLASLEAGLFGANLVIGKCDSTKEYFENYAYFCESGNLSSIYSAIKQSLNDKRNHFKADEFIKKSYSWQKISQEYLEVYSNLLKTS, encoded by the coding sequence TTGCAGAATAATCAAATTTATGAAAAAAATTGCAAAAATTTAAAAGTTTTATTTATAAATAGAAAAGACTATTTAGAAAATTTGGGCGGTGATACAATTCAGATGCTGTCTATTATCAATAACTTAAACAATCAAATTATCAGTGATATTCAAACAGACCCTTTAGTCATAGAAAAAATCATTCCAAATTACGATATAATCCATATTTTTAACATTCAACGCTTAAGTGAAACGGCTTTTTTTGTAAAATTAGCTAAAAGATACAATAAAAAAATTGTCATCTCCCCAATATATGCTGATTTTTCTACAATGGAAGAAAAAGGCAGATCTAGGTACTATAAGCTTGTTAAAAATTTGTTGCCAAAAAATTTTTTTAACTTAGCAAAAGATGCAAACAGAGTAATAAGAGGCTTATCTTATGCAATTTTTTTAAAAGAAAACCTATACAATTTTGATAAATTATTTAAAAATACACTGAATGCTTGTGATTGCATAGTGCCCAACTCTATCGCTGAAAAAGATTACTTAAAATCGTTTATGAGCGATGAATCAAAAATAAAAGTGATAAGAAACGGCGTTGACGAAAATTTTTTAATTAATGCGATGGACGCTTTAGAATTTAGACAAAAATACAAAATTAATTTTGATAATTTTGTTTTGTGTGTAGCTCGGATTGACGAAAGAAAAAACATTTTAAACTTACTTAAGGCAACTTTTGATGATGATAGTATTAAAATTGTTCTAATAGGTAAGGTGTATCCTACTCACAAAGAATATTATAAAAAATGCCTCAGATATATGAAGCCAGATAAAGTCATGCATATAAATACTACACTGCCACAAAACGAAATTTGTGGTGCCTACAAGTGTGCCCATACGCATGCGCTTGTAAGCTGGCTTGAAACACCAGGTCTCGCAAGCCTGGAGGCAGGTTTATTTGGGGCAAATTTAGTAATTGGAAAATGTGATAGCACAAAAGAATATTTTGAAAACTACGCTTATTTTTGCGAAAGCGGTAATTTGTCTTCTATATATAGTGCCATTAAGCAATCCTTAAATGATAAAAGAAACCACTTTAAAGCCGATGAGTTTATAAAAAAAAGCTACTCATGGCAAAAGATTTCCCAAGAGTACCTTGAGGTTTACTCTAATTTACTAAAAACAAGCTAA
- a CDS encoding CDP-glycerol glycerophosphotransferase family protein, translated as MIKKLKKYTEIILLKLAKDLISHFVKTDNGLVLFSSLNGFFMDNSKYLYLAMLKQKDFKAYWVAHDIHTYNLLKSKQLPVLKIGFGMFFVAIRAKFFVTTHNYQDVYYVKNKKTTVINLWHGTPLKKMGFDAKVDSKKFYLKKKLGLFEHKHIDYLCVASKHTIYAFKSSFGIAKEKILPTGQPRNDVLFKAKSDPKFAQSTKESISLELNIKSQKIALYAPTFRDKHICRVNLIKELQEIFRQNDIELIVKLHPLDRDRIYFKNPNIDIQELLIASDMLISDYSSVFFDYAILERPTILFLYDIKEYQVQRDGFYIDIESLPFYKCYDQEQLKTTLKEVSRNIDTVKISEFDTTYNRKGCASCRIIKFMKKIAKI; from the coding sequence GTGATAAAGAAGCTTAAAAAATATACAGAAATTATTTTGTTAAAACTTGCTAAAGATCTAATATCACATTTTGTTAAAACAGATAATGGTCTTGTTTTATTCTCCTCGCTAAATGGCTTTTTTATGGATAACTCTAAGTATTTATATTTGGCAATGCTTAAACAAAAAGATTTTAAAGCCTACTGGGTAGCGCACGATATTCATACATACAATCTTCTAAAAAGTAAGCAATTGCCTGTTTTAAAGATAGGGTTTGGGATGTTTTTTGTTGCTATTAGGGCTAAATTTTTTGTTACAACGCATAATTACCAAGATGTATATTATGTAAAAAATAAAAAAACAACTGTAATTAACCTATGGCATGGCACGCCATTGAAAAAAATGGGTTTTGATGCTAAGGTTGATTCAAAAAAATTTTACCTAAAGAAAAAGCTTGGGCTTTTTGAGCACAAACATATTGATTACCTATGCGTAGCTTCAAAGCATACAATTTACGCTTTTAAAAGTTCTTTTGGTATAGCTAAAGAAAAAATTCTACCTACAGGCCAACCCAGGAACGACGTGTTATTTAAGGCAAAAAGTGATCCCAAATTTGCACAAAGCACAAAAGAAAGCATCTCTTTAGAATTAAATATAAAAAGCCAGAAAATTGCTCTATATGCTCCAACATTCAGGGATAAACATATCTGCAGAGTAAATTTAATCAAAGAGCTTCAAGAAATTTTTAGACAAAATGACATTGAATTGATAGTAAAACTTCACCCTTTGGATAGGGATAGAATATATTTTAAAAATCCAAATATTGACATTCAAGAATTATTAATCGCAAGCGATATGCTCATTAGCGATTATTCGTCCGTTTTTTTTGACTATGCAATTTTAGAAAGACCAACCATTCTATTTTTATACGATATCAAAGAGTATCAAGTTCAAAGAGATGGGTTTTATATTGACATTGAAAGTCTACCATTCTACAAATGCTACGATCAAGAGCAATTAAAAACAACATTAAAGGAAGTTTCAAGAAATATTGATACTGTCAAAATCAGTGAATTTGATACAACATATAACAGAAAAGGATGTGCAAGTTGCAGAATAATCAAATTTATGAAAAAAATTGCAAAAATTTAA
- a CDS encoding NTP transferase domain-containing protein: MKVVVLAAGFGMRLENSIPKTLTKIHNKSILEKQIENITKYISINDIIIVVGFKKEMIMESFPELLFVYNSNFHSTNTAKSLSLALNKINNEDVLWLNADIVFDDAIIADILRFNENCMATNVSNTAQEEVKYILNEKGYISKVSKNLTDAKGEALGINFIKAKDLNLFKTCLQECTNKDYFEEAINKLIQKGIKIAPLDLGVKRCIEIDFLEDLETAKALFSDKEA, from the coding sequence ATGAAAGTCGTAGTGCTAGCAGCCGGTTTTGGTATGAGGCTTGAAAATTCAATCCCAAAAACACTGACTAAAATTCACAACAAGTCTATATTAGAAAAGCAAATAGAAAACATAACAAAATACATTAGCATAAATGATATTATCATTGTTGTGGGCTTTAAAAAAGAGATGATTATGGAAAGCTTTCCGGAACTTTTATTTGTATATAATAGTAATTTTCATTCTACAAATACTGCAAAAAGTCTTTCACTTGCTTTAAATAAAATCAACAACGAAGACGTGCTTTGGCTAAATGCTGATATTGTATTTGACGATGCCATTATTGCTGATATTTTACGCTTTAACGAAAACTGTATGGCGACAAATGTATCAAATACCGCCCAAGAAGAAGTAAAGTATATTTTGAATGAAAAGGGATATATTTCAAAAGTGTCAAAAAATTTAACAGACGCAAAAGGTGAAGCACTTGGTATAAACTTTATAAAAGCAAAAGATTTAAATTTGTTTAAAACTTGCTTGCAAGAATGCACAAACAAAGACTATTTTGAAGAAGCTATCAATAAACTGATACAAAAAGGTATCAAGATTGCGCCCCTAGACTTAGGCGTTAAGCGTTGTATAGAAATTGATTTTTTGGAAGATTTAGAAACGGCAAAGGCGCTTTTTAGTGATAAAGAAGCTTAA
- the wecB gene encoding non-hydrolyzing UDP-N-acetylglucosamine 2-epimerase, whose amino-acid sequence MKVMFVFGTRPEAIKLAPIILEAKKHFDTIVCVSEQHKEMLYQVTNFFNIHIDYNLHIMKNSQSLFDITSNILLKIKEIYETQKPDIVIVQGDTTTAFAAALSAFYLKIKIAHIEAGLRSFDLYNPFPEEANRKFISAIATYHFAPTKIAYDNLLNEGIKKNVYLTGNSVVDALYIVLDKLKKTNITPEALMSIDFSKRIILLTSHRRESFGKPMQSIFEAIKQIALEFKDIEIVYPVHLNPNVKNLAYDVLSGFDNIKLIKPLTYPEFVYILSKSHLVITDSGGVQEEAPAFGIPVLVIRKTTERQEGIKANVAKLVGTNTQSILRATKQLIADTSTYNSMSNQVNPYGDGKTSQRIISILKESK is encoded by the coding sequence ATGAAAGTAATGTTTGTTTTTGGCACAAGGCCAGAGGCTATTAAATTGGCACCCATAATTTTAGAAGCTAAAAAGCATTTTGACACAATTGTGTGCGTTAGCGAACAGCACAAAGAAATGCTTTATCAGGTTACAAACTTTTTTAATATCCATATAGACTACAATCTTCATATAATGAAAAATTCGCAATCGCTTTTTGATATAACAAGCAATATTTTACTTAAAATAAAAGAAATTTATGAAACCCAAAAACCAGATATTGTAATTGTGCAGGGCGATACAACGACTGCTTTTGCAGCAGCATTGTCTGCATTTTACCTTAAAATTAAAATAGCCCATATAGAGGCAGGACTTAGGAGTTTTGATCTTTATAACCCGTTCCCCGAAGAAGCAAATAGAAAATTTATATCCGCTATAGCCACTTACCATTTTGCACCAACAAAAATTGCTTACGATAATCTACTAAATGAGGGCATTAAAAAAAATGTTTATTTAACGGGCAATAGTGTAGTCGATGCGCTGTATATTGTTTTAGATAAACTCAAAAAAACAAATATTACTCCAGAAGCTTTAATGAGTATTGATTTTAGTAAACGCATTATACTCTTAACCTCTCATAGAAGAGAAAGTTTTGGCAAACCTATGCAATCAATTTTTGAAGCAATAAAACAAATCGCTTTAGAATTTAAAGACATTGAAATAGTATATCCTGTACACTTAAACCCAAATGTTAAAAACTTAGCCTATGATGTGCTTTCTGGCTTTGATAACATAAAACTTATAAAACCTCTAACATATCCTGAATTTGTATATATCCTAAGTAAATCTCACCTTGTAATAACTGATTCTGGTGGAGTCCAAGAAGAAGCGCCTGCCTTTGGAATCCCCGTTTTGGTTATTAGAAAAACAACTGAAAGACAAGAGGGCATAAAAGCAAATGTTGCAAAACTTGTGGGCACAAATACACAAAGTATCTTAAGGGCAACAAAACAGCTGATTGCAGACACAAGCACCTATAATTCTATGTCAAACCAAGTAAATCCATATGGAGATGGAAAAACATCTCAAAGGATAATTAGTATTTTAAAGGAGTCAAAATGA
- the tatA gene encoding twin-arginine translocase TatA/TatE family subunit has translation MLSETHIILVVLLIALIFGAKKLPEIGAGLGKGIKNFKSSIKDAKENEEEHEKIENKENKQ, from the coding sequence ATGCTTAGCGAAACTCACATAATCCTTGTAGTGTTGCTTATAGCATTAATTTTTGGCGCTAAAAAATTACCAGAAATTGGTGCAGGTCTTGGAAAAGGTATAAAAAATTTTAAAAGCTCCATAAAAGACGCAAAAGAAAATGAAGAAGAGCACGAAAAAATAGAAAATAAAGAAAATAAACAATGA
- the argS gene encoding arginine--tRNA ligase yields MKLLIKSVIDKYLEFKQYSNINYTIDYPPEPDFGDYSTNLAMILAKPTKQNPLNIANDFKLYCQQSNFLDKFDIKVEKPGFINFFIGKGLLIQELTSLLEKKRLYFKLNDIVDKKLQIEFVSANPTGPLHIGHGRGAAIGDSLARILSFLGYNVVREYYINDAGYQMHMLGLSTFLRYQELLGINIEFPQDGYQGDYIKDIAEQLLNTYKDKLLKMDNAIDICLDTAKSIIMNDILNDMDHFRVKFDVFFNESSLFKDNEVEGTLELLKEKGYTYEKDSALWLGTTQFGDDKDRVLIKQDGKYTYFASDIAYHKNKFLLRNFDKVIDIWGSDHHGYVQRIKASLEALNIDSQKLVVLLVQFVNLIQENNKISMSTRKANYIELKELIKEIGTDAARFIFVSKSINSHLDINISLLKQHSMDNPVYYIQYAHARIMSILEKSDCNNVFNESLFELLSETEEISLIKAMLQFKDYLHDCAKNLEPYLITKSLLSIAEKLHQFYNKHKVINENKDLSCARIGLVKTVAFVLALGLSLIGVEAKNKM; encoded by the coding sequence ATGAAATTACTCATTAAGTCAGTTATTGATAAGTATCTTGAGTTTAAACAATATAGTAATATTAATTATACTATAGATTATCCTCCCGAACCTGATTTTGGCGATTATTCAACGAACCTAGCCATGATTTTAGCAAAACCAACAAAACAAAATCCTCTAAATATAGCTAACGATTTTAAATTATATTGTCAACAAAGTAATTTTTTAGACAAGTTTGATATTAAAGTTGAGAAACCAGGGTTTATAAATTTTTTTATTGGAAAAGGGCTACTAATTCAAGAGCTAACATCGCTTTTAGAAAAAAAAAGGTTATATTTTAAACTAAATGATATTGTTGACAAAAAATTACAAATTGAGTTTGTTAGTGCTAACCCCACAGGCCCTTTGCACATTGGCCATGGAAGAGGTGCTGCAATTGGTGATAGTCTAGCAAGAATTCTGTCTTTTTTGGGCTATAATGTGGTAAGGGAATATTATATAAATGACGCTGGATATCAAATGCATATGCTTGGTTTGTCAACTTTTTTAAGATACCAAGAGCTGCTTGGCATAAATATCGAATTTCCCCAAGATGGTTATCAGGGAGATTATATCAAAGATATTGCAGAACAATTATTAAACACTTATAAAGATAAATTATTGAAAATGGATAATGCCATTGATATTTGTTTGGATACGGCAAAAAGCATTATAATGAACGATATCTTAAATGATATGGATCATTTTAGAGTAAAGTTTGATGTGTTTTTTAATGAAAGTAGCTTATTTAAAGATAATGAGGTAGAAGGCACATTGGAGCTTCTAAAAGAAAAAGGCTATACATACGAAAAAGATAGCGCTTTGTGGCTTGGGACGACTCAGTTTGGTGACGATAAAGATAGAGTGCTTATAAAACAAGATGGAAAGTACACTTACTTTGCAAGCGATATTGCATACCATAAAAACAAATTTTTATTGAGAAATTTTGACAAAGTTATTGATATTTGGGGTTCAGATCACCATGGTTATGTACAAAGGATAAAAGCTTCATTGGAAGCTCTCAATATAGATAGCCAAAAATTAGTAGTGTTGCTTGTTCAATTTGTAAATTTAATTCAAGAAAATAACAAGATCTCAATGTCAACTAGAAAAGCTAATTATATAGAGCTCAAAGAGCTTATAAAAGAAATTGGTACAGATGCTGCAAGATTTATTTTTGTATCTAAAAGTATTAATTCTCACCTGGATATCAACATATCTCTTTTAAAGCAGCATTCTATGGATAATCCTGTCTATTACATACAATATGCACATGCTCGCATAATGAGCATTTTAGAAAAAAGTGATTGCAATAATGTTTTTAATGAAAGTTTATTTGAACTTTTAAGTGAAACAGAAGAAATAAGTCTTATAAAAGCTATGCTCCAATTTAAGGACTACTTGCACGATTGCGCAAAAAACTTAGAGCCATATTTAATTACAAAATCTTTGCTTTCTATTGCTGAAAAGTTGCACCAATTCTATAATAAACATAAAGTAATTAATGAAAATAAAGACTTAAGCTGTGCAAGGATTGGGTTGGTAAAAACCGTTGCTTTTGTTTTAGCTTTAGGCTTATCTTTAATAGGTGTAGAAGCAAAGAATAAAATGTGA
- a CDS encoding SPOR domain-containing protein encodes MEQDKFKFEQQHQNPPKKTSFGIWTLIISIVIAFGFGYGVGFVSSAYFRNVSINKELANNIQILQANSTSVKNEQPPKTIVPTNQAKIAIQTNNANATESEIKAITSSLTNQTNSTKTVNIQANQEPKGPQISTQTKTKTRENKTAAHAMTETKGNFVVQVASFPDKSKALNLVISLIQKGFNASSEQTIINNVAYTRVIIEAHNLSEANKIATKLKADGITNLPIIYERK; translated from the coding sequence ATGGAGCAAGACAAATTTAAATTTGAGCAGCAACACCAAAATCCCCCGAAGAAAACAAGTTTTGGGATTTGGACACTTATTATTTCTATCGTAATAGCTTTTGGGTTTGGGTATGGAGTTGGTTTTGTATCATCTGCGTATTTTAGAAACGTAAGCATCAACAAAGAACTTGCAAATAATATCCAAATACTTCAGGCAAATAGCACATCTGTTAAAAACGAACAACCCCCAAAGACAATTGTTCCAACAAATCAAGCAAAAATAGCCATTCAAACAAACAATGCAAACGCTACAGAATCTGAAATAAAAGCTATTACAAGTAGCTTAACAAATCAGACTAATTCAACTAAAACAGTTAATATTCAAGCAAATCAAGAGCCAAAAGGGCCACAAATCTCTACCCAAACTAAAACAAAAACTCGAGAAAACAAAACCGCTGCTCATGCAATGACAGAAACAAAAGGCAACTTCGTGGTTCAAGTAGCATCATTTCCAGATAAGTCAAAAGCTCTTAACTTAGTGATTTCGCTAATACAAAAAGGCTTTAATGCCTCAAGCGAGCAAACAATAATAAACAATGTAGCTTATACGAGAGTAATAATAGAAGCACATAACCTATCTGAGGCAAATAAAATTGCTACAAAATTAAAAGCAGATGGCATAACTAATTTGCCCATAATCTATGAGAGAAAATAA
- the lgt gene encoding prolipoprotein diacylglyceryl transferase — protein sequence MIPYPYINPIAFSIGPFNIFGKTIGPFSARWYGIAYALGFLIGYFYIKHRIKISSYFKNKTIADDLIFYSIIGVIVGGRLGYVLIYNLAYYMSHPLRIFYVWQGGMSFHGALIGLVVVGLYVTKKYNVRFYKLADEVAVIAPVGIFFGRIANFINDELWGRPSNLPWAIAFPRGGYIPRQPSQLYEALFEGLILFLILYFSRDKLIKKEGFLFWLFVLLYGIFRFFVEFTREPDPQIGFILGLTMGQWLCLAMIVTATIFFIVLRRKWKNAA from the coding sequence ATGATACCATATCCATACATTAATCCTATAGCTTTTTCGATAGGTCCATTTAACATTTTTGGTAAAACAATCGGCCCCTTTAGTGCAAGGTGGTATGGGATTGCTTATGCACTCGGATTTTTGATAGGCTACTTTTACATAAAGCATAGAATAAAAATTTCTAGCTACTTTAAAAACAAAACCATCGCAGATGATTTAATATTTTACTCTATAATCGGTGTAATTGTAGGGGGTAGGCTAGGGTACGTTTTGATTTATAATTTAGCATATTATATGAGTCATCCTTTGAGAATATTTTATGTCTGGCAAGGTGGTATGAGCTTTCACGGTGCCTTAATTGGCTTAGTGGTTGTTGGCCTTTATGTTACAAAAAAGTACAATGTTAGATTTTACAAGCTTGCTGACGAGGTGGCAGTTATTGCACCAGTTGGGATTTTTTTTGGAAGAATCGCAAATTTTATAAATGATGAATTATGGGGTAGACCATCTAATTTACCATGGGCCATTGCATTCCCAAGAGGCGGCTACATACCAAGGCAACCCTCACAACTTTACGAAGCATTATTTGAAGGTTTGATATTATTTTTAATATTATACTTTTCTAGAGATAAACTTATTAAAAAAGAAGGGTTTTTGTTTTGGTTATTTGTTTTGCTATATGGTATTTTTAGGTTTTTTGTTGAATTTACAAGAGAGCCAGATCCGCAAATAGGTTTTATTTTAGGACTTACCATGGGTCAGTGGTTGTGCTTGGCTATGATAGTAACAGCTACAATTTTCTTTATCGTTTTAAGGAGAAAATGGAAAAATGCTGCCTGA